One Elusimicrobiota bacterium genomic region harbors:
- a CDS encoding family 20 glycosylhydrolase → MKIRFLLLTYLLGFICLITSNIFCEETIILPKPKYIKYKTGDFRITDDVKIVFASTGGDKLENIAKDLKKHIFDITGFDLNITELANIKDRTEKMLLITTNNSSLPEMFLPKEMEDIKLNELGKEGYLLEISENAVFCGVDEAGAFYAVQSFLQMLKYEHNAWSVPYSRIIDEPHFSIRGQHFDPARQFRNVELLKRYIEILARYKMNTIHIHFTDDQAWTLESKKYKLTVPGKFYTQDELNEIVSFAEQHFITVIPEIDMPGHCRALRKAYPELACQSSGKKRSSVICPGNEETYKFLEDIFAEFCPIFKGPYFHVGADEVETHEWQNCPICSKRISDENLSDEKELYFYFLKRVQEMLIKYNKKMVIWWEYFPQLDKWLDKDNTILQEWRGKAKENSVKEEFKIINSQWFPLYLSHNTSTPKEILEFNPVITKDIPENTLGIISCSWGDRKELTEDIVLLPRILAVAEKSWTDKTDSKEFNMRMAYHFLNILNQIPDKQQGKLDKKYINKCLKDITTDPKSNLASFKENIIKYIISQQ, encoded by the coding sequence ATGAAGATACGATTTTTATTGTTAACCTATTTGCTTGGTTTTATTTGTTTAATAACATCTAATATTTTTTGTGAAGAAACCATTATATTGCCTAAGCCAAAGTATATCAAATATAAGACCGGCGATTTTAGAATCACGGACGATGTAAAAATTGTTTTTGCATCAACCGGAGGAGATAAATTAGAAAATATTGCAAAGGATTTAAAAAAACATATTTTTGATATAACCGGCTTTGATTTAAATATTACGGAATTAGCAAATATTAAAGATAGAACGGAAAAAATGCTTTTAATTACAACTAATAATAGTTCATTACCGGAAATGTTTTTACCAAAAGAAATGGAAGATATTAAACTAAATGAACTTGGTAAAGAAGGTTACCTGCTTGAAATCTCAGAAAATGCTGTTTTTTGTGGTGTGGATGAAGCAGGAGCATTTTATGCTGTACAGAGTTTTCTTCAGATGCTTAAATATGAACATAATGCTTGGTCTGTACCGTACTCGCGTATTATCGATGAACCGCATTTTTCTATACGTGGTCAGCATTTTGACCCGGCAAGGCAATTCCGTAATGTAGAATTACTAAAGCGATACATAGAAATTCTCGCCCGGTATAAGATGAATACAATTCATATTCATTTTACTGATGACCAGGCGTGGACACTTGAAAGTAAAAAATATAAACTTACTGTGCCCGGGAAATTTTACACTCAGGATGAGCTTAATGAAATAGTTTCATTTGCAGAACAACATTTTATTACTGTTATACCTGAAATTGACATGCCCGGACATTGCAGGGCATTACGTAAAGCTTATCCGGAGTTAGCCTGTCAGAGTAGCGGCAAAAAGCGTAGTTCGGTTATATGTCCGGGCAATGAAGAAACTTATAAATTTTTGGAAGATATTTTTGCCGAGTTCTGTCCTATTTTTAAAGGACCTTATTTCCATGTTGGTGCTGATGAAGTAGAAACCCACGAATGGCAAAACTGTCCAATTTGTTCTAAACGTATTTCTGATGAAAATTTAAGCGATGAAAAAGAACTTTATTTTTATTTTTTGAAACGCGTTCAAGAAATGTTAATCAAATATAATAAAAAAATGGTTATATGGTGGGAATATTTCCCGCAGTTAGACAAATGGTTAGATAAAGACAACACCATCCTGCAGGAATGGCGAGGCAAAGCAAAAGAAAATTCAGTTAAAGAAGAATTCAAAATTATTAATTCGCAATGGTTCCCGCTTTATCTTAGCCACAACACGAGTACTCCAAAAGAAATTCTTGAATTTAACCCGGTTATAACAAAAGATATACCTGAAAATACTTTAGGTATTATCAGTTGTTCCTGGGGTGACAGGAAAGAACTCACGGAAGACATAGTACTCTTACCGCGTATTTTAGCGGTTGCCGAAAAAAGTTGGACAGACAAAACTGATTCTAAAGAATTTAACATGAGAATGGCTTATCATTTTTTAAACATTTTAAATCAA
- the panC gene encoding pantoate--beta-alanine ligase produces MKIFSNPQEIQNFIKKLKLNGRAISLVPTMGALHEGHASLIRRARKESDVVVVSIFVNPSQFGPNEDLKKYPRPFKKDVLLCKKENVDIVFSPKPSGMYPEKYLTYITVEKISDIMCGRFRPGHFKGVATIVAKLFNIIQPDKAYFGLKDYQQSVIIKKMVNDLNFPVKIIACPTVREKSGLALSSRNIYLSDEGLERAISISRSLKMARNLVENKKNVSAETVISKIKKTIAPNVDKIDYIEIRDAETLEEIKVIDSHINKIVIAIAVFVGKTRLIDNIVVSK; encoded by the coding sequence ATGAAAATATTTTCAAACCCGCAAGAAATTCAAAATTTTATAAAAAAACTCAAGCTTAATGGCAGAGCCATAAGTTTAGTGCCGACTATGGGAGCGTTGCATGAAGGGCATGCTTCACTTATTCGTCGCGCAAGAAAAGAAAGCGATGTTGTTGTGGTAAGCATTTTTGTTAACCCGTCACAATTTGGACCTAACGAAGATTTAAAAAAATATCCAAGACCGTTTAAAAAAGATGTTCTTTTATGCAAAAAGGAAAATGTGGATATAGTTTTTTCACCCAAACCGTCCGGTATGTATCCGGAAAAATATCTTACCTATATTACTGTTGAAAAGATTTCTGATATTATGTGCGGAAGATTCCGTCCGGGTCATTTTAAAGGTGTTGCAACAATTGTAGCAAAACTTTTCAATATAATTCAGCCGGATAAAGCTTATTTCGGGTTAAAAGATTACCAGCAGTCAGTTATAATTAAGAAAATGGTAAATGATTTAAATTTTCCTGTAAAAATTATTGCGTGTCCCACCGTTCGTGAAAAAAGCGGTTTGGCGCTTTCAAGCAGGAATATTTATTTATCTGATGAAGGATTAGAAAGAGCGATATCTATATCGCGTTCTTTGAAAATGGCAAGAAATTTAGTAGAAAATAAAAAAAATGTTTCCGCAGAAACAGTAATTTCTAAAATAAAGAAAACAATTGCTCCTAATGTGGATAAAATTGACTATATAGAAATAAGAGACGCGGAAACACTCGAAGAAATAAAAGTTATTGATAGTCATATTAACAAAATCGTAATTGCTATCGCCGTTTTTGTAGGCAAAACCCGTCTGATTGATAATATAGTTGTTAGCAAATAA
- the recA gene encoding recombinase RecA yields MAKAEKSDKEKALDLALSQIEKEYGKGAIMRLGESPHQKVEVIPTGIIGLDIAIGVGGIPKGRIIELYGPESSGKSTLSLQIVASAQKLGGTCAYVDAEHAMDPVYATKLGVDVDKLLISQPDSGEQALEITEKLVRSNAIDVLVIDSVAALTPRAEIEGEMGDSHMGLQARLMSQALRKLTAIVSKSKTTIIFINQLRQKIGIMFGNPETTTGGLALKFYASIRMDIRRVTTLKDGDVVVGTRVRVKVVKNKVAPPFKQTEFEMTFGQGISVEGNIIDTGVEYGIIEKSGSWFIYKGERLGQGMDNSKVFLKENPKVTEDIKKALLIKAFSLPPSEEKEKEKEKK; encoded by the coding sequence ATGGCAAAAGCAGAAAAATCAGATAAGGAAAAGGCGTTGGATTTAGCGTTGTCGCAAATAGAGAAAGAATACGGTAAAGGTGCAATAATGCGTCTTGGAGAAAGTCCGCACCAGAAGGTTGAAGTAATTCCCACAGGTATTATCGGGCTTGATATTGCAATTGGTGTAGGCGGAATTCCGAAAGGCAGAATTATTGAACTTTACGGACCTGAATCATCAGGTAAATCAACGTTGTCGCTTCAAATCGTAGCCAGTGCTCAAAAGCTCGGTGGAACCTGCGCGTATGTCGATGCTGAACATGCTATGGACCCTGTTTATGCGACAAAATTAGGCGTGGATGTGGACAAACTTTTAATTTCACAGCCGGATTCAGGTGAACAAGCTCTTGAAATTACAGAAAAACTTGTCCGGAGTAATGCAATAGATGTTTTGGTTATTGACTCTGTTGCGGCGCTTACTCCCCGTGCTGAAATAGAAGGTGAAATGGGTGATTCACATATGGGACTTCAGGCAAGGTTAATGTCGCAGGCGTTAAGAAAACTTACTGCGATAGTTTCTAAATCCAAAACAACAATCATTTTTATCAATCAACTTCGACAGAAAATAGGTATTATGTTCGGTAATCCTGAGACAACTACCGGTGGCTTGGCTTTAAAATTTTATGCTTCTATCCGTATGGATATCAGAAGAGTAACAACATTGAAAGACGGGGATGTTGTTGTAGGGACAAGAGTGCGTGTAAAAGTTGTAAAAAACAAGGTTGCTCCGCCGTTTAAACAGACTGAATTTGAAATGACGTTTGGTCAGGGAATTTCGGTTGAGGGAAACATTATTGATACAGGTGTTGAATATGGCATTATAGAGAAAAGCGGAAGTTGGTTTATTTATAAAGGCGAGCGGTTAGGCCAGGGTATGGATAATTCAAAGGTTTTTCTTAAAGAGAATCCGAAAGTTACCGAAGATATTAAAAAAGCGCTACTAATAAAAGCATTCAGCTTACCGCCATCTGAAGAGAAAGAAAAAGAGAAAGAAAAAAAGTAA
- a CDS encoding serine protease — protein sequence MKTIKILLVYFYVIVVLLFYSKICLSDENIPISTKWLLDAAGETNRQCVKSVYMIINKSNSMKGTAFLLKNGPLVTNEHVVRGGNNSNIIIISPFNEIIKIKNILHDENRDLSMLIPENKLDGGLVLSSEDILVGNEVLTWGFPLGYNGPAPLLSVGHISGYSSYPRNDKKGFVKHIVVNGAFNPGNSGGPLFRANDDKVIGIVVSKHAPLTEYIDSAIKALANNPSGMIYSATNSNGEKVNYSEAQIVADILIYYRELSQVMIGEAISVSELQEFIKEQGIKLE from the coding sequence GTGAAAACTATAAAAATTTTATTAGTTTATTTTTATGTAATAGTTGTGCTTTTGTTTTACAGTAAAATTTGTTTATCAGATGAAAATATTCCTATATCGACCAAATGGTTATTAGATGCTGCAGGAGAAACTAATAGACAATGTGTCAAGTCCGTTTATATGATTATTAATAAAAGCAATTCTATGAAAGGAACCGCGTTTCTGTTAAAAAATGGTCCATTGGTAACAAATGAACATGTAGTTCGGGGAGGAAATAATTCTAACATTATAATAATTTCACCTTTTAATGAAATAATTAAAATAAAAAATATATTACATGATGAAAACAGAGATTTATCTATGTTAATACCTGAAAACAAACTAGATGGTGGTCTTGTTTTATCTTCCGAAGATATTCTTGTAGGGAATGAAGTGTTAACTTGGGGTTTCCCTTTAGGTTATAATGGTCCTGCCCCACTTTTATCAGTTGGACACATATCTGGATATTCTTCGTATCCCAGAAATGACAAAAAAGGTTTTGTAAAACATATAGTTGTAAATGGTGCATTTAATCCGGGGAATTCTGGCGGTCCTCTTTTTAGAGCCAATGATGATAAAGTAATTGGAATTGTTGTAAGTAAACATGCTCCTCTTACAGAGTACATTGATTCAGCGATAAAAGCACTTGCAAATAACCCATCAGGGATGATATATTCAGCTACAAATAGTAATGGAGAAAAGGTTAATTACTCTGAAGCTCAGATTGTTGCAGATATTTTGATTTATTACAGGGAATTATCACAAGTTATGATAGGAGAGGCTATAAGTGTTTCAGAACTTCAGGAATTTATAAAGGAACAAGGAATAAAGTTAGAATAA